A segment of the Opitutia bacterium genome:
ATCGTCGACAGATTGGCTGCAGTGACTGACTGCATCGCTCCCTGCATTGCCGCGAGGGAGTTCGAGATTACCGCAGCGGCGAACGCCGCGTTCATAGCGGCCCGCTCACTTGACGTAGGCGTGTGAAAGCTCCCATCGGATCCGATGATAACATCCATGAACCCCATATCGTTTCGATCGCCTGAACCGGTGAGGGCCGTAGAGCCAGTGAACTGATCAATCCCCCAACCAACTCCGGTGCCGCCATCGACGTCTTTGGTATCCAGGCCCAACCTGTCCCAAGAGTTCACGCCATTATTTCGACAGAACGCGTAGAGATTCAGTCCGCCCTGCTCCTCGCTCGGGTCGCGGTTCACGAACCGACCTAAGCTCGGGCTGTAATATCTTAGGCCGTAGTAGACCAGACCCGTCTCGTTGTCGGTGTATTTGGTGGAGAAACGGAACGGGTTGGACTGTGCGACCGGGCCTTCGGCACGGAGCGTCTCGCCGAATGGGCCGTATTCGTAGAGGGCGGAAAAGGCCCCCGTCGCCGGGTTGACCAGTCCGCCGAGATTGCCGTTGGCGTCGTAGACGACGGCATGCGCGCCCTGCCCGAAAAGCCAAACCTGCAAGAGAGCTCCCACGCCGCCCGAACGCACGAGGTCCCCGACAACATCGAGACCCCAATGGTAGGCACCGGCAAGCGTCAGCGTGCTGCCGGAGACGGTGTATTCGGCGATGAGATTCCAGCCGTCGTAGATGAAGCGGCGCTCGCCTTGGAGCACCCAGCCGGAGCTCCACGTGAAGGCTTGTTTGGAAACTCGGCGGCCTTGGTGGTCGTAGGTAAAGACGAAACGCTGGTTGGGCGCGCCGAGCGAGGCGGCAACGGCGGTGGTCTGGATGGAGACGAGTCGATTCTCGGCGTCCCAAGTGTAGTCCCATTGCTCGTCAGAGGTGAGGTTGCCGTCGAAGTCGTATTGGTAGGTTTGTCCGGTGCGGGCTAGGTAGACGCCGCGCGTGTTGCTACCACCGTAGGAGCTGGCGGTGGTCAGGCTGAGCCAGAGCGCGGCGGTGGCGTTGTTGGCGCAGAAGGCGGTGGAAAAGTATTCGCCTTGGCGGGCGACGCCGGTGGCGGATCCGTTGACCGATACGGTGGCGGCAGCGGGGGCGAGTCCGGTGACAGCGACCGAGCCGTGCGGACTGCGAGTGGCGATCTGGTTGAGGGGACTGCTGGTGTAGCCGGTAGCGTGGCTGTCCACGGACGAACTGATGCGGTTGCCGATATTGTCGAAGCTGAAGCCGTAGTCGCGTTGGCCGACGGGCTGCGAGAGGTCGGTCGGATTGGTGCCGTGGTAGCTCTTGGCGGAGGTGACTTCGGAGCGGTCGTCGTAGGTCCATTTGGTGACGAGGCCGCCGCCGATGTAGCGATTGAACATGTTGCCGGATTGAATGAGCTCGGTGCGGCGGAGCAGGCTGTCGTAGGCGTAGTCGAACTTGGCGAGGGTGGCGGTAGAGAACTTCGTCTCCAGCACATCGAGGTTGTCAGCGTTGGTGAGATAGGTGCGAGTCTGCGTCCAGCCGGAGGCGGTGTCGGCAATGGAGGCCAGCAGCGTGGAGTTGGGGGTATAGGCGTAGTTGAAGGTCGTCCCGTCGGCGCTGACCGCGTTAAGACGGCCGTAAGAGTCGTAGCCGTAGCTGGAAGTGATGTCGGTGCCGGTGCCGCTCGCACCGCTGAGAGAGTAGCCTTGGTAGCGGCCGACGACGCCAGAAGTCTGGTAGCTTCGGGAGAGGACACGACTGGCGAAGGTGCTCGGAAGCGTCTCCGACGTCGGCAACATGGTCGTGGCACCATAGGCGAATGATCGCGTGCCGGTGGCGTCGGTGACGGTGGCGGTTTGGCCGAGGCGGTTGTGGGTGTAGCTGAGGTCGGGCGTGGAGTCGGAGTAATCGAGGCCGGTTTGCTCGCCGGTCACGGCCGAATAAGAATACGTGGTCGTGACGTTGCGCGCCCACGTGCGGGTCTTGAGCTGGAGACGGGCGTCGTAGGTGTAGCTGACGGTTTTGTTGGCGGCGTCCGTCTTGCTGGTAAGGGTGCCAGTGGCGGGGTCGTAGGCCCAAGTGGTGAGGTCGGCGGGGCCGGCGGTGGCGGGCCAGGTGGGCTGGCCCCAGTCGCTGCCGCCACGGAAGGTGGCCATCGCGGTGCGTTCGCCATAGGCGCTGTAGTCGTAAGCGACCGGGTAGGTGGTCGCGCCCCATTGGGTGCCGATTTCGCCGCGTGCGGTGTAACTGAAGTAACGGGTCTTGCCCTGCGCATTGGTCTCGGCGGTGAGGCGGCCGGTGGCGGCGCTGTAGGTGTAGCTGGTCTGGTTGCCGGCGGTATCCTTCTTGAACTGCACCTTTCCGGCGGCGCCGATGTTGCCGTTGGGATAGTAGGCGGTCTCGGCGTTGCCGGTGCGGGGATCGACTTCGCCGATGAGGCGGCGGAAGTGGTCGTAGGTGTAGCTGTAGGTGAGATTTTGCGCGGTCTGCTTTTTGAGGAGCAGGCCGTTGCGGGTCCAAGTGATGTCGTCGACTGAGGAGCCGGGCACGTCGGTCGTGACGGTGACGAGGCGGGCCGGGCGATTGAGCGTGGTCGTGGCAACGGTGGCGTTGCCGAAGAGGTCGTAGTTGTGCGCCTGTAGAAACGCGATTCCGCCAGCGTAGTTGCCGCCGGCGTAGGGCAGCAGGCGGGTGAGCTGCTTGGATTGCTGAAGCGGCGTGGCGCTGTTGTCTTGGTTGTAGACGTAGTTGAGGGTCTGCGTCCACCATGCGCCACCGGCGCTAACGATAGTGGTTTCGGACTTCTGGATCCGGTCCATCGAAGCGAGGTCAAGCTGGCCGTTGGCATTCACGTCCAAACCGGAGAATTCGAGTTCGCCGAGGGCGTTGTAGGTGTAGAGGGTGTTGGCGAGGTTGGTTTGCTCGAGCCGGACGAGCTGGCCGAAAGTGTTGTAGACGGAGATTTTGTTGAAGGTGATGCCGGCCAGCGTGGTTGGGCGCTCTTCGCGGGTGCTGCGACCGAGCCAATCGCGATAGGATTTCACCCAGCGAGGAGAGCTGGCGGTGGCGAGGTTGGTTTGCTGGATAACGGAGCCGCCGGTGCCGATCGACTTGCTACAATGCTCGGCGACGATGGCGGTGCCGGTGACGGAGGCAGTCGAGCCGTCGCGCAGGCGGCTGACGACTTTCGTCGCGCCGCCGGGCAACGTGGCGGTGACGGTGCGACCGGCGTTGGTGTAGGCGTAGGTGGTGGAAAGGCCGTCCTCAGCGGTTTCGGAAACGAGCTGACCAGCGAGATTGTAGGAGGCGCTGGACACACGGCCGGGCTGGTTGTTCGACGCGAGAACGGCGGTCTGGGTGACGCGACCAAGAAGGTCCACGGTATAAACCGTGCGGAGCGCGGGTTGCCCGGGCCAAATCGGCGTCTCGCCGGGCTGACCCAACTCTTCGCGCTCGGTGACTTGGTTGAGCGCGTTGTAGGTGTATTTGGTGATAGTGCCGTCGGGTCGCGTTTCCGCGCGGAGCCGGCCGGCGACATAGGTGCCGCTCCAGAGTTCGCCGGTGTGGGTCTGCTTCGAGGCAAGTGTGCCGTCGATGTTGTAAGCGCGCTTTTCCCAGCCGATGAGTTGGAAACTGGTGCCGCCGACGAAGACGTAGGTGAGGTTCAGCACCGGGCGGGCGAACACGTCGTAGATGGTCTGCGTGCGGAGCGATTTGAACGGCACCATCCACACGGGATCGATCGCGGTGGTGGAAATCGTATCGGTCGTAAACTGCACCGCTCCCATGCCAGGATTGGTCGAGGCACCCGTGAGAAAAGTGTCGCAACGCGCGCTGCCGGCTCCGGGAGCGAAACCCGTTTGCGACCACTGCGTGGTGCTTTCGGTGTAGTCTGCGTAGGTGCCGGTGTGGTAACTGGCGGAGGTGCGGGTGCCGTCGGGATTGGTCTGCGAGTAGAGTTTGCCGGCGTAGTCGGGGTTGGCCCACGATGCGAAGGTGCGCGTGACGGTGGTTTCGTAGGCGGAGGCGCCGGAGTAGGCGCGCTGGGTGCGGGTGACAATGGGCGCGTCGCCACTGGGCCAAACCGAGTAGGCGGTGGAAAGGCTTATGGGCAGCGGATCGAAAACGGGGAACCCGTTAGAGGGGTCGACTGTGGCCGTAGGCGTCGCGTAGTAGACGCGGCCAACGGAGGTTGCGCCAACCTGGGTTTCAACTCCGGCAAGCTGGGACAGGAAGCTGAGGCCGGGAACGATTTGCACATTCGCATTCGTGGCGATGCTCTCGGCGGCGTAGGCATAGGACATCACTTGCGCGGTGCCGGAAGTTTCGCTCGGCGCATCGTCCCACGGACGGAGAATTTGCTTCAGTTGGCCGTAGCGCGCGGAGTCCTCGTAGTAGGAGTAGGTTTCCCACGAACCGTCGGGACGGGTGATTTTCTTGAGCTTGCCGACGCTGGCGCTGCCGGGTGACCAGTAGACCGCGCCGACGTTGTAGTAGGAGTAGCTACCCGCATGGTAGTCGTAGGTGGTGGTGAGCGCCGCGCCCTGCGGGTCATTGACTTCGCTGGTGATTTCCGTGCCCCACGGAAACGTCTGAAAGGTCCGCTGCACTTTGCTGACGGTCCCGACAGTAGTGGTTTCGGTCCACTGGCCACTGGAAGGCGTGGTGGCGACGACCACGACATCGCGCGCGCCGTCGGCCTGGGACATGACGAGCGCGTATTGGCCGGCGCGGAGCTCGCGCTTGATGATCCAATGGTCGGTTTTGGTGGCGGGATTGCCGGCGTCGTCGAGATAGGGCTGGGTGCGTTTGAGATCGATGCCGTAGGCGGGATCTAGCGTGCTACCGTTGGGATTCGGATTGCTAACTTCGTAGGTCACGAAGGGCGTCGCGCCGTTGACGTTCGGCACGTGGTCGGTGTCGGCGGTGATGCCAGTTATCCACGTGTCTCCCGTGTAGAACTTGATCGAATAACCGCGATTGGCACCGCGCTCGATGATGACGACGACGTTGTCCGCGTCGATGTATTTGAGCGACCCGTCGGCGTAGGCGGCAGTGTAGATGCCTTGGGCCACTGAGCCGTCGTAGCTCAGCGAAGAGTTCGAGAGGAGCGCGTCGTCGAACTCGCGCTGCCACCAGCGGACTGCGCCTGCCCAATTGCCGTCGGGCATTGCGCCGAGGCTGATGCCCCAGTTGACCTTCGGTTGCAGAGAAGGATTGGTGCCGTAGCCGGCGGCGAGCGAGAAGAGTCCGTCGGCGGGGGTGAGCGTGAGGTTCACGCTGTAGCTGATTGAACCCTGCGCGCGGAAGGTGGTGCGCGGCGAGAGCGGACAATACGGCCGACCGATCTTTAGGACATAACCCGCCGGCACGTCGAATTGGATGTCGGCCCAGTCGTAATCGCCGGCGGAAAATTGAAAACTGTAGAGCTGACCTGGCTTCACCGAGAAAGCGAAGTTCGCGCCGTCGGTCGTCGTCGCCTTGTTGGGGCCGTTGTCGGGCGCCACGTCGAGAACGCGAGTGCCAGGTGACGAGGCTGCGGCCGCGTTCATGTAGTAGAGGCCGTTGACGCGGAGCTTGCCGCGAACGCCGAGCAGAACTTCGTTTGGCTGGTAGGGCTTGATCTGCGCGAAAAGGGTGGCGCCGGGCAGCAACGCGAGCAGCGCGCACCGCGCGAGAAGGAGGAAAATCGAGCGGCTCATTTGGTGTCAAGCCGCAGGCCGGTGGTGAGCTGTTCCTCGATGGCGCGCAGTTCGCCGAGCTTCTGCTGCTCCAGCGCTTGCACGCGATCGCGCTTGCGTGCGGACTTCGTCTCCTTCGCGGCGCGCCGCGCGTCATTGCGGGCGGTAATCAGTTCCAGCATGAGGTCGTTTTTCTGGGCCTGGAGTTTCCTCATTTCTGCTGGAGCGAGGCGGACGAAGCCGGCCGGCACCGGCTGGGGGCGCTCGGCAGAGGAAGCGACCGGAGATTTGGATTGGGCCAATGCGGCCACTGCAGTGCATCCTAACACGAGGAGGCGGAGCCATGTTTTCATCGCAGAGAAAAGGTGAATGGGAAGAAGACGGACCGCGCCGCAGCTCAGAGCGGCGTAAAGACGACGAATGACGCGGCGGTGGTGACGTTGAGCGTGGCCGCAGGGGACTCACTTCCATCGGTGGCAATGGCACGCACACTGTAAGCATACGGTGTGCTCGGCTGGGCGTTGAAATCGCTGAACGCCGTGCTGTTCCAAGGAGAACTGTTGAGCTTAGCGCCGTTCCGATAGACGTTGTAGCCGGTGGCCCCGGAAACAGATGTCCAACTAAGCGCAACCTCATAGGAGAGACGGTTGACCGCTTGTAGGTTGGCGGGAGCGGACAGACCGCTAACGGTGAAGACGATCCACTGATCGACGTAGTTGTAGCCGGAAGTGTCGACCACGCGCACCTGCCACGTGTATGGGCCGGTTTGCGTCGGGGTGTAGCTTTGCGAACCCGGTTGCTGGTTGCCAAGCGACTCCAAGGTGCCGTCCGGCCGCCAGATCGTGCCGCCGATCCAGCCAATGCCGAAGTTCGCGAAGCCGGCGCGCGTGAGCGTCACTGGAACGCCGACTGTAGTTGTGGTGGGTGCGACCGACGAACTCGGTGAAATCACGGCCGCAGTCACGTTCCACGTCAGTGTTTTGGTGTCGGTGCCCGCCGCGTTGGCGGCGCTAATGGTGGAAGAATAAGTGCCGCCGGTGGTCGGGAAAAACGTGACGAAGCCGGTGGAGGTGTTGAATCCCGCCGATCCCGGCGGCAATCCGCTCAGGCCGAAACTCGTTGGGCTGTTGGTCGCGGTAATCTGGTAGCTTGTATTGAAGCCCTGATTCACGTTCATGCTCAGCTGGGAGGTGATGACCGGCACGGGACTTGGAACTCCGATCGCGTAAACGTAATCGCCGCTATACCAAGGGCGGCCGTCCATCACTTGCACGCGCACGTAATGCGTTCCGGCTGAAGTCACCGTGAAACTCGCCCAGCCCTCGGCAGGCGAACGCCATGGATCGAGCCAGCCGTGAATCTGAGTCCAACCCGACTCGCCGGGACGCTGGATGTAGACATTGATCGCCAGAATCAGCGGCATGTATCCCGCGTTCCAGTCGTTGCCATCCGAGTTGTCGGAGTAGTTTCCGTGTGTCCCGACACCAATGCTCACCGACTGTCCCACCGTGGCCGTAGGCGGCACACTGATCCAATCCACCGTCGGCGGCGTGACCAAGTCGGCCCGCGCGCAGAGGAATGCAATGACCAGTCCGCCTAGGACCGTCCAAAGTCGTGCGCCTTGCATGGCTTTCACTCCTTGGGGTCGATGATGCCGAGAATGGTCGTCGCCTTGCCGGGCAACGCTCCGTCAAATTCAAGGAGGACGACAAACCTGCCGGACTTAGTCGTCGAACCGGGCGCCACCTTCACATTCCATTCCGTCGGCGAGAGCTTTTCCAAAACCGCCGAGCTGTTACCGAGCGCTCTAGCGTTCTTTGGTGTTACCGTGTTCGCCACGACCGTGAGCTTAACCGTCTTGGCGGCAAGTGTCTCCCCCGCCGCCCAGTGCAGTTCTCGCGTGGACAACTGCACGACGGTCTCGCGCGCGATTCTCAGATGAACTTCCTTGATGCCTTGGTCGGTTAAGACGCGAACCGCATCGATATCTCCGTCCGTGTTGTCGGCCGCGCTGTAGACGATGGAAATCGCCTCCTCCTTGCCGGCGGGAATCGTGCTAGGGAAATCCGCGATGAAGACGCCGCGCGTCGCTTGCACGCCGAGGACCTTCATCACCTTCTCTCCACCGTTCTTAAACGGCATCAGAAGCACAGTGGTGTCACGCTGGTTCCACTTCAGCGAGATTTCATAAACGGGCGGTAGCGGCTGGCCATTGACCAGCGGAGAAACCACTGCGCGTAATGGCACATCCGCCGGCGGAACCGAGACGGATTGAGCAATACCGGATAGAGCGAACAGAGTCGCTGACACGCAAACAAGGGGAGTCCTCATAGGGAATGAATCACGCCGCCGGTGGCCCCCTGCTGCGATAGAACTCACAATCACGAATCTTGAGTCGTTCGCTCAAGGACATTCGGGACAGATCACTCAAAATAAGGATCGCTTCGGCAGCCGTGAAAGGTCTGAAGTGGCCTCGAATTTTTGCGCCGCCGAGAGGGTTAGTCTGGGCCAAGAAAGGCCCCAGACATGAAGAGCAAGAGATACACGACAGAAGAGAGGATCCGGATTCTGCGCGAAGCCGATGCCGGCGGGCACACGATCGCGGAGCCGTGCAAGGAGAAGAACATCCCGGAGGTGACGTTCCACCGCTGGAAGCGCGAGTTCGGGATGATGGAAGTGAACGACGCGAAGCGAATGAAGGAGTCGGAGCGGGAGAACACCGAACTGAAGAAGATGCTGGCGGACTCGCTGCTGGAGAATCGGGTGCTGCGCTTCGTGAACGAAAAAAATTATGAGCCCGGGGCACAAGAAGCAGATGGTGCAGGCGGTGATCGCCGAGCGCCTGTGCTCCGGGCGCCAGGCGTGCCGGTTCCTGCGGCTGGCGCGGGCCACCTGGTGGTATCGCGCCGGGGAGCGCAGCGAGCGCCAGCAGCAGCTGGTCGCCCGCGGCCACGCGCTGTCCGAGCGACATCCGCGCTACGGCTACCGACGCATCGCGGCGATGTTACGCGACGAGGGTTGGTTGGTGGGCAAGCGCCAGGTGCAGCGACTGCGGCGAGCGGAAGGACTGCGCGTGCCACCGACCAAACGCAAGTTGGCGCGGCGCGGCCACTCGACCGGGCTGCCGACCCAGGCGACGCACCGCGGGCACGTCTGGACGTGGGACTTCATCGCCGACGCCACCGTGCGCGGCGGCGCCCTACGGATGCTCACGGTGCTCGACGAGTATACCCGCGAGTGCCACGTCCTGCGGGCCGACCGGGCCCTGAAGTCCGGAGACGTGATCCGGCTGGTGAGGGACGCCATCGAGCAGCACGGCGCCCCGGAGTATATCCGCTCGGACAACGGTTCGGAGTTCATCGCCAAGGAACTCCAGCAGTGGCTGGCCGATCAGAAGATCCGGACCATCTACATCGAACCGGCCAGTCCTTGGCAGAACGGGTTGGTGGAATCCTTCCACGGACGCTTCCGCGACGAGTGCCTCAACCGCGAGCAGCTCTGGACGCTGACTGAGGCTCGCATCGTCATCGAGGACTTCCGCATCGACTACAACACCCGCCGGCCGCACAGTCGGCTCGGCTATCGCAGCCCCGCGCGTTACGCCGCCCAACTTACCGCTGTCCCGACTCCGGTCGGCCTCCCGGCCTCCCTCCGTCGGGACAGCTGCAACGACAACCGTAAGCGTCGCTTCGGGTGCCTCGTAGATACGGTAGTTCCGAGGTGATAAGGTCGGTGGGTGGCAAATACGGTATCTACGGAATTGGTGCACCATGGTGAGAGGCGCGATCGTGCCGGACGCCGGCGCGTGCCGCGGGAGCGGCGGGAGCAGCTGTTGGCAGCGTTTCGCGAGAGCGGCCTGACGGCCGTGGCGTTCGCGGAGCGGGAGGGTGTCTGTTACACGACGTTTTGCCACTGGCTGCAGCGGGCGAAGCACGCGCCGCGCGTGAGCGGTGCCTCGACGGTGAGGTTTGCAGAGGTGGCGTTGCCGTTGCCGAGCGTCAGTGCGAGTGGTCTCGAAGTGCGATTGGCGGATGGCACGGTGGTGCGTGGAGGCGGGGTCGAGGAACTGGCCGCGCTGGTGCGGGCGCTGCGGAGCTGAGCGGCGATGCTGTCGTTCCCGCACTCGGTCCGGATCTTCGTGGCGGTGGAGCCGGTGGACATGAGAAAACAATACGACGGGCTGTGGCTCGCCGCGCAGTCGCAGTTGGGCGAAGATCCGAAGCAGGGCGCGGTATTTTGCTTCACGAATCGCGAGCGCACGCGCCTGAAGTTGCTGTATTGGGACGGCACGGGAGTGGTGATCGTCGCCAAGCGACTCGAGACCGGCCGGTTCTCCTGGCCGGAGCCGAGCGAGGCGAAGCGCAAACTCTCGCTGACGCCGGAGGCGCTGGCGCTGATCGTCGGCGGAGTGGATTTGAAAACCGCCACGTTGAAGCCGTGGTATGAGAGGGACGAAAAATAATATAACGCGCGCGGAACTTTTGGCGCGCGAGTTGCACTCAACGCGCGCATGTCCACCACCGCCGCGCCGCTCGACGAAGTCGCGCTCCTGAAACAGGAGGTGGCGTTGCTACGCGCGCAGATCGAGTGGTTCAAAAAGCAACTCTTCGGTGCGGGCAAGAGCGAGAAGCTGGATCGCGCGCAACTGCTCTTGCAGATCGACGCGCTGGAAAAAGCTGCGGCGGCCGCCGAGCGTCCGGTCGAGACGATCACCTACGAGCGCGCCGCCGGCCCAGCGCCGAAGCGCACGCTGCCGGCGGAATCCTTCGCGCACTTGCCGGTGAAGGAGACGGTGGTGATCGAGCCGGAGGCTGTGAAAGCGGACCCTGCGCTCTACGAGCAGATCGGCGAGGAGCGCACGTTCGAGGTGGATGTGGTGCCGCCGCAGCTGTTCAAGCGCGAGATCGTGCGCCCGAAGTATCGGCATCTTCTGGACCGGAGCCGGGCGCCGTTGTTGGCGCCGGCGCCGAAGCGCGTGGTCAGTGGCGGCTTCGCGTCGGCGGGATTGATCGCGTGGGCGCTGACCGCGAAATTTTGCGACCACCTGCCTCTGTTCAGGCAAGAGAAGATGCTGGCGCGGTGGGGCGCTCCGATCTCGCGGCAGAACTTGAGCGAGTGGGTCGGGATGGCGAGCGCTCAGCTCGAGCCGCTGGTCAAAGTGATGAAGCAAGACTTGCTGGCCAGTGGTTACGTCCAGGCCGATGAAACTCCCATCCGCTGCAACGACCCGGACCTGCGGGATGGGAAAACTACCACGGGATGGCTGTGGGCGTTGTCGCGCCCCGGAGGCGATGTCGTCTTCGAGTGGCGATTGTCTCGTCGGCACGAAGAGGCCGAGCGGCTGCTCGGCGACTACCGAGGTGTTTTGCACACGGACGGATACGCCGCCTACGGCGTGTTTGTTCGCAGCCATCCGCACGTCGAGTGGGCCGGATGCTGGGCGCATGCTCGCCGGCAGTTTATCGAAGCGGCGGCGGAGCGGCCGCGCACCGCGGAACGCGTGCTGCGCCTGATCAGTGAACTTTACGCGCTCGAGACGCAATGGGACGAGCAGCAGGTCGGTGATCGCCGCGCGGCGCTCCGACAGGAACACTTTGCCCGCCCGCTCGCGCGACTGCGTCGATTGGTGCTCGCGCTGCAGAAGCGTGTGCTTCCTCGCTCCGGCCTCGGCCAGGCTTGCACGTATCTGCTCGGCCAATGGACGCCGCTCACCGCTCACCTGAATCACAGCCAAACCAAGCTCGATACCAACGCCGTCGAGAACGCGATCCGCCCCTCAAAGCTTGGCGCGAAAAACTGGCTCTTCATCGGACATCCCGACGCCGGCGATCGCGCGGCCGTGATTTACTCACTGGTCATCAGCTGCCAGCGCCACGGCCATGATCCTCATGCTTACCTGCGCGACGTGCTGGCCCGGCTACCGTCGATGACCACGGCCGACGACTTGCGGCCGCTGCTGCCCGCGCACTGGAGCGCGGCATCATAGTCGCATCGGAAGTGCCGTAGTTACGGCACTTCCAATCCGTCCTGCACAAATACCGTATTTACCTCGTCAACGAGGCACTCGGAGCGACGCTTACCGACAACCGATAGATCAACCCATAACAACATCCCGGACCAACACCCGGGGTGGCTCGAAAAGTCGGGGCCGGTCACGCGGGGTAGACGCCGGGGCGGCGGCGGCGCTTCACGCTCAGGCCGTGGCGGCGCAAGATCTCGCCGATCGTGCTGCACGCCGGCGGGCCTCCACCCCGTGCTTCTTCCCCAGCAAATCCTGGAGCTTCTTCGGTCCCCACGTGCGATGGAGCCGACGCTCCGCCAAGATCAGCCGCTCGATCGCGGCAGCGGTGCGCTGCGGGCAACGGTGCGGCCGGTGGCTGCGCACAGCCAGCGCCTTCCAGCCGCCGAGCGCATAACGCTCCAGATGCTTGTAGGCCGTTTTGCGGCTGATGTGGAACTGCGCGCACAGCTCCGTGATCGTGAAACGATCCGTCTGCGCCAGGCTCACGAAGCGGATGATCTCTTCCATCGGGGTCACGGTTCTCCACGGCATAGTGCCGCAAAGTGTAACCCATCACCCCGGTCTATCTGTCACCTATCTCGCCGGATCGAACCTTGGCTCGGCTTTGTTAATCGCGTTTTCGGAAGACGGTCGTTGAACCAGAATCGGCGTCCTCACGAAAAATCTGACCCTGCTCAAAGCGCCATTTATACAACGTTGTAACGGAGAGATACGCCTTACTGTTGGAAGACCCTATCAACCGAATCTCACCGTTCTTGCTCACTGAGTAGGTGAGCCGCAGATTAAGCATTCGCGGCTCCTTTTCTCCGAAGACGCGAGAGAGCACTTTCATTTCCAAGGTGTCACGCGCAACAAGGATGGACTGCTCGCCTCCTGAGTCCAGATACGTGCCGACCGGTGGAAGATCACGGCTCACGCAGGCACTGGTCAGAAGACAGAAGCCCAAGCAAAGGAGGACTAGGGATTTCATGGGTGAGGAGGTTACCACGCATCACTTGGGTTGCCAGCGTATCCACCGCCTCCTTTCCCGTGTGGATCGGGATCACCAGGGCCGGGAATGCGATTTCCCCATTTGACCGCATTATCCCAACCTTCCACTCCGGGATAAACATAGCCGACGGTCATGCCGAACATGTTAGCCACGATATCCATCACCGAATCGATGGCATGGTTCACAGTGCCTTGGGCACTTTGCTCTGCGGAGAAAGAACCCCAATCAAAGGGTGTTTCGTGGTAGATGCCCCCGAGCGCAATGATGGGGGCACCGATCAACCCCAACTTTTGGGCGGCGTAGGCATTTGATCCAGCATGCCACGCATGCATGCCGTTATCAGCAGGGCTTGGGGTTTGAGCCCATGCTTTTTGCTGCGACTCGGCCACGCCCTTATTGAGTTCGCCTGACAGAACTCCACCGGTCTTTCCCTTCCCCCATGCACCGAAGTTGAGCATATCACGCCAAGCTTTGCCGTAATTCTCGCCGATCACGCGATCGATGACGACCTTTCCGGCGACACCCACGCCCTTCGCCATAGCTGAAGGACTCAACTGCGAGCGCGACGGCGGCGAGCCGAGCGCGTAGAAAGTCGCCGCCGCAACCGCTCCGTTGGCAAACTTTCCGCCGCCGAGTTCGGACGCAGTGCCGCCAACGAGCGCCTGGATAATCATCCCAGCGAACCAATTTTGTTTTGCTGCGGCGCTTATCGACGGCCCCATCGCGCCAGTCGCTAGACCGGCAATGAACCCGTGCCGGAACTCGCCACCAGTAGCTTCAGAGACAGCTCCTTGCGCTGCGCCGTGGGCGAGCATTTTTCCGAGCCCGCCGATGCCGCTAGCGTTGATTCCGAAAGTTATCCCGCCCGTGACTGCGCCTATTGCACCACCGATCAAGCCGGCCTTGAAGGCATCGCCGATACTCCCTCCATTGAGTAACGAGCCTGCAAATCCTGATCCGAAGCCGAACCCTGCTCCC
Coding sequences within it:
- a CDS encoding RHS repeat-associated core domain-containing protein, yielding MSRSIFLLLARCALLALLPGATLFAQIKPYQPNEVLLGVRGKLRVNGLYYMNAAAASSPGTRVLDVAPDNGPNKATTTDGANFAFSVKPGQLYSFQFSAGDYDWADIQFDVPAGYVLKIGRPYCPLSPRTTFRAQGSISYSVNLTLTPADGLFSLAAGYGTNPSLQPKVNWGISLGAMPDGNWAGAVRWWQREFDDALLSNSSLSYDGSVAQGIYTAAYADGSLKYIDADNVVVIIERGANRGYSIKFYTGDTWITGITADTDHVPNVNGATPFVTYEVSNPNPNGSTLDPAYGIDLKRTQPYLDDAGNPATKTDHWIIKRELRAGQYALVMSQADGARDVVVVATTPSSGQWTETTTVGTVSKVQRTFQTFPWGTEITSEVNDPQGAALTTTYDYHAGSYSYYNVGAVYWSPGSASVGKLKKITRPDGSWETYSYYEDSARYGQLKQILRPWDDAPSETSGTAQVMSYAYAAESIATNANVQIVPGLSFLSQLAGVETQVGATSVGRVYYATPTATVDPSNGFPVFDPLPISLSTAYSVWPSGDAPIVTRTQRAYSGASAYETTVTRTFASWANPDYAGKLYSQTNPDGTRTSASYHTGTYADYTESTTQWSQTGFAPGAGSARCDTFLTGASTNPGMGAVQFTTDTISTTAIDPVWMVPFKSLRTQTIYDVFARPVLNLTYVFVGGTSFQLIGWEKRAYNIDGTLASKQTHTGELWSGTYVAGRLRAETRPDGTITKYTYNALNQVTEREELGQPGETPIWPGQPALRTVYTVDLLGRVTQTAVLASNNQPGRVSSASYNLAGQLVSETAEDGLSTTYAYTNAGRTVTATLPGGATKVVSRLRDGSTASVTGTAIVAEHCSKSIGTGGSVIQQTNLATASSPRWVKSYRDWLGRSTREERPTTLAGITFNKISVYNTFGQLVRLEQTNLANTLYTYNALGELEFSGLDVNANGQLDLASMDRIQKSETTIVSAGGAWWTQTLNYVYNQDNSATPLQQSKQLTRLLPYAGGNYAGGIAFLQAHNYDLFGNATVATTTLNRPARLVTVTTDVPGSSVDDITWTRNGLLLKKQTAQNLTYSYTYDHFRRLIGEVDPRTGNAETAYYPNGNIGAAGKVQFKKDTAGNQTSYTYSAATGRLTAETNAQGKTRYFSYTARGEIGTQWGATTYPVAYDYSAYGERTAMATFRGGSDWGQPTWPATAGPADLTTWAYDPATGTLTSKTDAANKTVSYTYDARLQLKTRTWARNVTTTYSYSAVTGEQTGLDYSDSTPDLSYTHNRLGQTATVTDATGTRSFAYGATTMLPTSETLPSTFASRVLSRSYQTSGVVGRYQGYSLSGASGTGTDITSSYGYDSYGRLNAVSADGTTFNYAYTPNSTLLASIADTASGWTQTRTYLTNADNLDVLETKFSTATLAKFDYAYDSLLRRTELIQSGNMFNRYIGGGLVTKWTYDDRSEVTSAKSYHGTNPTDLSQPVGQRDYGFSFDNIGNRISSSVDSHATGYTSSPLNQIATRSPHGSVAVTGLAPAAATVSVNGSATGVARQGEYFSTAFCANNATAALWLSLTTASSYGGSNTRGVYLARTGQTYQYDFDGNLTSDEQWDYTWDAENRLVSIQTTAVAASLGAPNQRFVFTYDHQGRRVSKQAFTWSSGWVLQGERRFIYDGWNLIAEYTVSGSTLTLAGAYHWGLDVVGDLVRSGGVGALLQVWLFGQGAHAVVYDANGNLGGLVNPATGAFSALYEYGPFGETLRAEGPVAQSNPFRFSTKYTDNETGLVYYGLRYYSPSLGRFVNRDPSEEQGGLNLYAFCRNNGVNSWDRLGLDTKDVDGGTGVGWGIDQFTGSTALTGSGDRNDMGFMDVIIGSDGSFHTPTSSERAAMNAAFAAAVISNSLAAMQGAMQSVTAANLSTISSQLASSMRNLAMTPSTTPGSLRFVDYTFSDGQNYGSGRDSLYGAGVALAFAVSPELGGRAIGAAVQSNVDVSSYSFQLGAEGMMNLGSAAVIEAAPILSSLGSASRTLTISSEAASSTTPLYRAVSPAEAADLAATQTFRNPMGTEVKYFSTSAEGAASYARQTYGTGLYEGPYTIIRTDAPTTLVENPLLRASVDRGIPAVVVPTEQLPKLAPPTALPATPLPPKLPTIRAGGAGVGKRG